The following coding sequences are from one bacterium window:
- a CDS encoding flagellar protein FlaG, producing the protein MTDRVIPTESLVTGAASSMARSASAEVSRRADPRNGATEQLTEAAGNQAPAAEKLSEEDSSALLQELNRLLEVYDLEARYYIDESTERRVVQIKDARSKRLIRQVPSQDFLDNARTLHELMGLLFDKKA; encoded by the coding sequence ATGACGGATAGGGTCATCCCGACTGAATCGCTTGTCACCGGCGCGGCGTCCTCGATGGCTCGGTCCGCTTCTGCGGAGGTGTCGCGGCGGGCCGATCCACGGAACGGAGCAACCGAACAGCTGACAGAGGCTGCGGGAAACCAGGCCCCAGCAGCGGAAAAACTTTCCGAGGAGGATTCCTCGGCGCTGCTCCAGGAGCTGAACCGGTTGCTGGAGGTATACGATCTCGAGGCCAGGTATTACATCGATGAGTCAACAGAACGCAGAGTGGTGCAGATAAAGGACGCCCGCAGCAAACGTCTGATCCGCCAGGTGCCGAGCCAGGACTTTCTGGACAATGCCAGGACCCTGCACGAGTTGATGGGATTGCTGTTCGATAAAAAAGCTTGA